One Anaerolineae bacterium genomic region harbors:
- a CDS encoding Transcriptional regulator, whose protein sequence is MTIGQRIKQARKANQMSLRKLAEKAEISAMAISKYERDLDIPGSGVLIRLAQALDVSIDFLLRPQTISVQLQSYRKHASLGVKEQEAIQMRIQEWLERYFEIESFFPDEIQTLDLPRVSVHTLEQVEQVALDMRRRWELGLDAIENLTQVLEDQGIKVGVIEGIDHFDACTFMVNGIPIIVSKAELPGDRQRFNLGHELGHLILDIAEGLDPESACNRFVGAFLVPAQVGRMELGSRRTSLDINELYLLKHKYGMSMQAWIFRAKDLAIISESVARKLFKLFRAKGWYHHEPGEAIPGEKPLRMKRLIYRALAEDLISHSRAQELLGEPLQLQWTGEALQRDGVAIGFSH, encoded by the coding sequence ATGACCATCGGTCAGCGCATCAAACAGGCTCGTAAGGCAAACCAGATGAGTCTGCGCAAGCTAGCAGAAAAGGCCGAGATCAGTGCAATGGCGATCTCGAAATATGAACGCGACTTAGATATTCCAGGTTCTGGCGTTCTCATACGATTAGCACAGGCATTGGATGTTTCGATCGACTTCCTGCTGCGCCCCCAAACGATTTCCGTCCAACTCCAGTCATATCGCAAACATGCCTCTTTAGGGGTAAAGGAGCAAGAAGCCATCCAAATGCGCATTCAAGAATGGTTGGAACGATACTTTGAAATCGAAAGTTTTTTCCCTGATGAAATCCAAACGTTAGATTTACCCCGTGTTTCGGTTCATACCCTCGAACAGGTTGAACAGGTTGCTTTAGACATGCGTCGCAGATGGGAATTGGGACTGGATGCAATCGAAAACCTGACGCAGGTGCTAGAAGATCAAGGCATCAAAGTAGGGGTAATCGAGGGAATTGATCATTTCGATGCTTGCACCTTCATGGTAAACGGCATCCCCATCATCGTATCGAAAGCTGAACTGCCTGGCGACCGACAACGTTTCAATTTGGGGCATGAACTCGGACACTTGATATTAGATATAGCCGAAGGACTTGACCCCGAATCAGCTTGCAATCGGTTTGTGGGGGCATTTCTGGTTCCGGCACAAGTAGGCCGTATGGAATTGGGTTCGAGACGTACCTCTTTGGATATCAATGAGCTGTATTTACTCAAACATAAGTACGGTATGAGCATGCAAGCTTGGATTTTCCGAGCGAAAGACCTAGCTATTATCTCCGAAAGCGTCGCTCGAAAGTTATTCAAGCTTTTTCGAGCAAAAGGCTGGTATCACCACGAACCGGGAGAAGCGATACCAGGCGAAAAGCCATTACGGATGAAGCGACTGATCTATCGTGCCTTAGCCGAAGATTTGATATCGCATTCCAGAGCGCAAGAGCTGCTCGGCGAACCCCTACAACTACAGTGGACGGGGGAGGCATTGCAACGGGATGGGGTTGCAATCGGTTTTAGTCACTGA